From a single Miscanthus floridulus cultivar M001 chromosome 8, ASM1932011v1, whole genome shotgun sequence genomic region:
- the LOC136476640 gene encoding probable calcium-binding protein CML7, protein MGGKDLTEDQIASMREAFSLFDTDGDGKIAPSELGVLMRSLGGNPTQAQLRDIASQEKLTAPFDFPRFLELMRAHLKPEPFDRPLRDAFRVLDKDGSGTVSVADLRHVLTSIGEKLEAHEFDEWIREVDVAPDGTIRYDDFIRRIVAK, encoded by the coding sequence ATGGGCGGCAAGGACCTGACGGAGGACCAGATCGCCTCGATGCGGGAGGCCTTCTCGCTGTTCGACACGGACGGGGACGGCAAAATCGCGCCGTCGGAGCTGGGCGTCCTCATGCGCTCCCTCGGCGGGAACCCCACGCAGGCGCAGCTCCGGGACATCGCCTCGCAGGAGAAGCTCACAGCGCCCTTCGACTTCCCGCGCTTCCTCGAGCTCATGCGCGCCCACCTCAAGCCCGAGCCCTTCGACCGCCCGCTCCGCGACGCCTTCCGCGTCCTCGACAAGGACGGCTCCGGCACCGTCTCCGTCGCCGACCTCCGCCACGTCCTCACCTCCATCGGCGAGAAGCTCGAGGCGCACGAGTTCGACGAGTGGATCCGCGAGGTCGACGTCGCGCCCGACGGCACCATCCGCTACGACGACTTCATCCGCCGCATCGTCGCCAAATGA
- the LOC136476639 gene encoding small ribosomal subunit protein uS15-like, whose amino-acid sequence MGRMHSRGKGISSSALPYKRTPPTWLKIAATEVDEMITKAAKKGQMPSQIGVLLRDQHGIPLVKSVTGSKILRILKAHGLAPEIPEDLYFLIKKAVAIRKHLERNRKDKDSKFRLILVESRIHRLARYYKRTKKLPPTWKYESTTASTLVA is encoded by the exons ATGGGGCGTATGCACAGCCGCGG GAAGGGTATCTCGTCGTCGGCGCTGCCGTACAAGAGGACTCCTCCGACCTGGCTCAAGATTGCCGCCACCGAG GTGGACGAGATGATTACCAAGGCTGCGAAGAAGGGCCAGATGCCGTCGCAGATTGGCGTCCTGCTCCGTGACCAGCACGGTATCCCTCTCGTCAAGAGCGTCACTGGTAGCAAGATCCTCCGCATCCTCAAGGCCCATG GGTTGGCGCCGGAGATCCCTGAGGATCTCtacttcctcattaagaaggcGGTGGCGATTAGGAAGCATCTTGAGAGGAACAGGAAGGACAAGGACTCTAAATTCAGGCTCATTCTTGTTGAGAGCAGGATCCACCGCCTTGCCCGCTACTACAAGCGCACCAAGAAGCTCCCGCCCACCTGGAAGTA TGAGTCAACCACGGCCAGCACTCTGGTGGCCTAA